The sequence below is a genomic window from Halosolutus gelatinilyticus.
CGAGCAGTTCGGCGATCCGACGACCGTCGGTGATCCGTTCGTCGACCATGTCGATCGCTCCGCGCGCCGGGGCTTAACCGTCTTCGGTCAGCGCCGATCGGGCGATCGGAGCGAGGTCCGACACGTCGATTCCCTGCCGGCGAGCGTAGACCACCGCCGCGGCCTCGATCGTCAGCCCCAGTTCGCCCTGCAACCGGTTGATCGCGCCGACGGCCGCCTGCTTCTCGATCCCCTCGGCGACGAGCGCGTCGAGCACGCGCTCGAAGGCCGATCGCTCGCGAAGCAACTCGTCGTCGGGAACGAACTCGTCCGGAACCGTCACGTCGGACGGGTCGAACCCGAGGACGAGTTCGCCGCCGTCGCGTTCGAGTAACGACTCGCGGGTGGCGACGTCGATCAGCCGCTGTGACTGGTCGGGCGAGAACCAGTCTCGATCGAGCGAGAGCGCGACGACGAACTCGTTCTCCCGAAGGCGCCGGGTGCCGTTCTGGACGAACGGCGCGGCGACGGCCACGCGAAGACTCATCGACGACGACTCTCTGGAGCGATGAAATAACGCTAGCGGTTCCGATTGAAGCTCGTGATCGGATGTGTGCGGTCAGCAGGTATCGACAGGAACGCTACGATAGTCCCTGGCTCGCTCGATTCCCACGATTCGCGAGGTCGGCGGTCGGAGCGCCGAGAACGCGTGATCTACACGCATCTCTGCTCGCATACCGTATCGTTACCGACGAAAACGGAGAGGTCGTCCTAATCTGACGCGCGACCGCTGCCGTTCCGATCGGCTCGCGACGGCGGCGGAAACTCCGCGGACCGCGTGGGTTCGGGCGGTTCGGGGAGGACGCACCGATCGGGTTCACGGTTGACGTGTTCGTACCGCGTCGGCGCGTTCGCCAGCGGATGGGCGGGGTTCTGGTCGCTGTCGATCTGGGCGGCGCGGACCTCGTCGAAGCCGCTGAGCCGCGCCTGGATCCCGCGCCAGTGGTATTGCGTCGCGGGCGGGACGGAGATCGGTTTCAGCGGTTTTCCCCGCGGGTGGGTCGCCGCGAGGACGGTGTTGTTGACGTTGCTGGCGAGTGCGTCGTGATCGACGAGGACGCCGACGGTCGCGTCCCGCGGTGCGCGCGCCGCGAGTACGTCGAGGCCGAGGTGGAGCGCCCGATACTCGGCGACGTTGTTATCCGGGGGCGCGTCCGGTATCGCGGCGCGAGCGACGCGGGTGCCGTCGCGCGTTTCGATCACAGCGCCCAGTCCGCCGCCAGACTCGCGGAATGATCCGTCGGTGGCGACGTAGAAGTCACGGTGATGAGTGCGAGGGGGATGGGCGATGTGCGGCGTGGGCGACTCGTCGAACAAGTCCCGCAGGGCGGGCCGGCCGTGAGCGGCCATGGCGTATCATTAGCCGCTGCGGAACTTAATTGTTCTGTCCACGATAACATAGTCCAACCGACGGCGGTCCGCACCGGTCGACCCGTCGATCGTATTGACGACCCTGGATGCGACATCGGTGGTGGCGGTCGGTGGCCACCTCGGAGACGATGCGAGGGACGGCGGCGAGTTCGCGATTGCGCTGTCGAAGTCCCGGGGGCGAGTGACCCGCTCGATCACATCACCGGGGACTACTTCGGCGGGTAGTTCGCACACGTCGCCGGCGGCCCGCGTTTCCCGGGTGCTTAGCCGCGGGACGGGATGAACGGACCTGGATCGCGCTGTGTGAACGTGAGCACTCGGCGCTGGTCGAGCGGCCGGACGTGCAGGCGGAGTTCATCCTCGCGTTCGACCGTCTCCAGGAACGATCCGGAACGCCGAACGCCGTAGTACCCCGGAACGAGGATGACGGTTTCGGCGACGCCGTTCTCCAGTGCGGCGACGAAGAAGACGATGCCGTTCTCCTCGGCTCGGAACACGTTGACCTCGTCGAACTCGCCCGGCCCGTCGACGGCCGCGGCGGCTCGATCGAACTCGTCGTCGGGAACGAGGACGTCGACGCCGGTGCGGGCGTCGTCGCGCTGGACGTCCCCGTCACCGACGGCGGTGACGTCGCCGGGGTGGCACTCGATCGCATCCCAGCCGTCCTCCCGATACGCGTCGGCGGTCGCCTCCATGTCCTCCACGACCCGATCCCACGCGGGCGTGACGCGGTTCGCGACGGTCTCGACCGCCTCGGCGTCCTCGAACTCGTCCATACTCTCGGCCGGGGGAGCCACCGACAAAAATCCTTCCGCTCGGAGATCGGTTCCGCGCGCCGCCGGCCGTCGATCACATCCGGATCTTGACATACGAAACGTTATTATTCGTGAGCACACCTGACTGGGTAATGCCCGATCTTCTGTCGATTTCCGACCTTCGGACGCAGTTTCGGACGGAACGTGGCGTGGTAAAGGCGGTCGACGGGATCGACCTCACTGTCGAGCGGGGCGAAACCGTCGGCCTGGTCGGCGAGAGCGGATCCGGAAAGAGCGTCACTGCGCTCTCCGCGATGCAACTCGTCGACGATCCGGGTGAAGTGGTCGACGGCGAATTGTTGCTCCGGGACGCCGACCTCGCCGATCGCCTGACCGAGAAGTATCCCGAGCGCGCCGACCGGTTCGTCACCGACGGCGCCGTCGATCTGGCGAACGCGCCGGAAACGGCGATGCGCGACATCCGCGGCGGGGAGATGAGCATGATCTTCCAGGATCCGATGACCTCGCTCAACCCCGCGATGACCGTCGGCGACCAGGTCGCCGAGAGCCTCCAGTTGCACCGGTACGGCGGCAAGCGGGCGGACTCGTGGGTCAACGCGGTCCGCGAGGCGTTCCCGGGCAGGGACATCTCGAACGAGGTGGTCGACGACGTCGTCGAGATCCTCGACGCGGTCGGTATCCCTGAACCCGAGACGCGCTTGGACGAGTACCCCCACGAGTTCTCCGGGGGGATGCGTCAGCGCGTGCTCATCGCTATCGCGCTCGCGTGTCGGCCCCAGTTGCTCATCGCCGACGAGCCGACGACCGCGCTCGACGTCACCATCCAGGCCCAGATCCTCGATCTCATCAACGAGTTACAGGAGGAGTTCGATATGTCCGTGCTGTTCATCACGCACGACCTCGGCGTCGTCGCGGAGACCTGCGATCGCGTCGCCGTCATGTACGCCGGAGAGATCGTCGAGGAGGGGCCGGTCGAGGAGATCTTTCACGACCCGTCCCACCCGTACACGTACGCCCTGCTGGAGTCGATTCCCAGGGACGACTCCGATCGTCTCTACCCCATCGAGGGGAACGTCCCCGGTCTCATCGACATGCCCGACGGCTGTCACTTCGCCCCGCGGTGTCCGTGGGCGTCGGCGGAGTGTACCGCCGGAGAGATTCCGTACCGCCAACACGGGCCGGACGACATCGATCACGCCGCCAAGTGCGTCCTCGACTCGTTCGACGAGAGCGAGTACGGGAGCGACGCGTCGCAGGTGTCAGCCGAGTCGAAGACGTTCAGCGGCGAGCCGCTGATGCGCGTCGACGGCCTCCGCAAGCACTTCTCCAAGGCGGACGATCTGCTCGACAAGTGGCTTACGACGGAATCCCAGACGATCAAAGCCGTCGACGGCGTCTCGTTCGACATCTACGAAGGCGAGACCCTGGGGCTCGTCGGCGAGTCCGGTTGCGGGAAATCGACGACCGGGCGGACGATCCTCAGGTTACTCGAGCCGACCGACGGTACCGTCGTCTTCTCCGGCGACGACCTGACCGCGATCGACGGCGACGACCTCCGCGAGAACCGGCGGGACCTCCAGATGATCTTCCAGGACCCGCTCTCGTCGCTGGATCCGCGGATGACGATCGGACAGACGATACGCGAACCGCTGACGGTCCACGGCCTGCCGGAGTCCGACCCGGGCGTCGAGCCCGTCGCCGACGTCGTGAACGAAACCGGCCACGACGTGACCGTCGACCTCGACGACGACGTGGACGTGATCGTCGGCGCGGAGGACGACACCGCCCGCGTTCCGGTGACGGTGCGTCGGCCGGAGTCGGAGGGTGGCGATCGCCCCGTCGAAGTCGACGTCCCGGCCGGGCTGGAGGCGTCCGTCGCGGAACGGGACGCGTCGGTCGACGTGTCCGTGTCGGTCGCCTGGTCGCGCGATCGGATCCGGCGAGAACGCGTTTTCGACCTCGTCGACGCCGTCGGGCTCTCGCGGGACCAGATCGATCGCTATCCCCACGAACTGTCCGGCGGCCAGCGACAGCGCGTCGGCATCGCTCGGGCGCTTGCGGTCGATCCCGACTTCATCGTCGCGGACGAACCGGTATCGGCGCTCGACGTCTCCGTCCAGGCCCAGATCCTGAACCTCCTGGAGGACCTCCAGGAGGAGTTCGGACTGACGTATCTGTTTATCGCACACGATCTGAGCGTCGTCCGCCACATCTGCGACCGCGTCGCGGTCATGTACCTCGGAGAGATCGTCGAGACGGCGCCGACGGCCGACCTGTTCGAGAACCCACAACACCCCTACACGCAGGCGCTGCTGTCGTCGATCCCACAGCCGGACCCGCTTGCGGAGACCGACGGACGAATCATCCTTAAAGGAGACGTCCCCAGTCCGATCGATCCACCCTCGGGATGTAGCTTCCGGACCCGATGTCCGAAAGTCATCCCGCCCGCCGACTTAGAGACCGACCAGGAGAGCTACCGGGCGGCGATGGACTTCCGCGAGCGCGTCGAGAACCGCGACCTCCAGGTGGCCGTGGTCCGCAAGGCCGCGTCCGACACGGACGAAGCAACGGCCGTCGCGACTCCCGACGGCGGAACATCGACGGACACCGTCGAGCGCCTGCTCGATCGGGAGTTCGAGGAGCGGCCGACGGGCGAGGTCGGCGACATTGTCAGGCAAGCTTGCGAACGCGTCGTCGCCGGCGACTGGGACGCGGCGTCGGAACTGCTGCGCGAACGGCTCGAGAGCCCGTGTGAACGCGATGAACCCAGCGCGGGCGAGGGACGACACCGCGTGTCTTGCCATCTATATGACAGGTAGCGGCTGAGTTTCCTTCCCGCGAGACGCTCACCGGTATATTTATAATTATTCTACAGCAACCCACGGGGCATGCCACGCGATATCGATCGTCGAAACTTTTTGAAAGTTGCAGGAGGAACGACTGTCGCAACCACGATGGTATCGGGGTGTATCGGGTCTCTGACCGGTAGCGACGGCGGCGGGACGCTCGTCTACGCTCGCGGTGATCACCCCGAGAACTACGACCCGCAGCAGACGACGAGCGGCGAGGTCGCGAAAGTCACGAACCAGATCTTCGACCAACTCGTCAAGTTCGAGCCGGGCAGCGGCGGCCAGCTCGTGGACGGGTTGGCGACGGAGTATAATCTCGATGGGACGACGGCGTCGATAACGCTCCGCGAGGGCGTGACCTTCCACAACGGCGAGGAGCTCACGGCGGAGGACGTCCGCGCGACCATCCGCCGGTTCATCGACGAGGACTACGAACACTACCTGGGTGAGGAGAACCGATCCGGGTACGGGCCGTTCACGTTCGGGAACTGGGTCGAAAGCGTCGAGGTCGAGTCCGATTACGAACTCTCGATCGAGCTGACCCAGCAGTACGCGCCGTTCCTGCGCAACCTGGCGATGTTCGCCGCGGCGATCCTCTCGAAAAAGCAGATCGAGTCGCTCGGCGACCAGACGGACCTGGGTACTGATCCGAAGGGCACCGGGGCGTTCACGTTCGAGGACCTCGATAACGGGAACGAGCGCGTCCGTCTCTCCGCTAACGACGACTTCTGGGGCGACGGTCCGAACGTCGACGAGGTCGTGTTCAAGACCATCGGGCAGAACTCCACGCGCGTCCAGGACGTGATCAACGGTGACTCTCACATCACCGACAACCTCGACTCCCAGTCCTCCCAGCAGGCCGACGACGCGGAGACGGCGCAGTTGCTCTCGAAGAGCGGCATCAACACCGGGTACATGGCGTTCAACATGGCGCGCGTCGAGGAGTTCCGTGACAGGCGCGTCCGCCAGGCCGTCAGCATGGCGGTCAACACCGAGGCGATCGTCAACGACATCTACGAAGGGTTCGCCAGCCAATCCAGTCAGCCGCTCCCGCCGGACGTGCTGGGGCACAACGACGATCTCGACCCGTACTCACAAGACAAGGAGGAAGCGGAGTCGCTGTTGGAAGAGGCCGGCGCGACCGGCCTCAGTTTCGAACTCGCTACGTTCTCGAACCCCCGCGGATACAACCCCAGTCCCGTCGAGACGGCGAACCAGGTCAAATCCGACCTCGAGGACATCGGGATGAGCGTCGAGATCAATCAGTTCTCGGATTTCAGTTCGTACCTCGACTACACCGATCAGGGCCGCCACGACGCGTGTTTCCTCGGCTGGTACACGGACAACGCCGATCCGGACAACTTCATGTACGTCCTGCTCGACCCGAAAGTCGATCTGGAAGCCGTTCCCGAGGACCAGGACTGGGTCAGCTTCGACACCGAGGGGTACAGCCCCCTCAACGTGTCCGCGTGGGCCAACACCGACTACATGGAACTGGTCCGCGAGGCGCAGGCGACCTACGACGACGCCGCGCGGGAGGAACTCTATCACCAGGCGAGCGAGTTGGTCCGCGAGGAAGCGCCGTGGGTGTTCATCGACTACGCACAGACGCTGCGCGCCGCGAACGAGGCAGTCGCCGAAGACTCGTATACGATCAGTTCCGTCGGCGGCCCGTTCCTCAACCAGGTCTCGCTGAACTGACCGGTGTCGATACCGCCGGATAATAAGCGCTTTATCCGGTCCGCAATACGTTCATATAAACTCACACTATGGTTTCGAAGCGGTACGTCGTGAAGCGGCTGTTGTTGCTCGTCCCGGTGTTGTTCGGGGTGGCGTCGCTGGTGTTTGCCATCCTCCACCTCTCGCCGGGTGATCCGGCTCGCCTCATCGTCGGGCAGCGAGCGCCGGCGTCGCAGGTCGAGGCGGTGCGTGAAAGTCTCGGGCTGAACGATCCGTTGTACGTCCAGTACGGGCGATTCCTGCTCGACGCCGCGCAGTTCGAGTTCGGCGAATCGTACAAGGTCTCCCAGGGGAACCCGGTTCGGCAAGTCATCACCACGCGGTTCCCCGTGACGATCGAACTGGCGCTGTACGGCCAGGCGATCGGGATCATGCTGGGCATCCCGCTGGGCGTGCTCTCGGCGGTCAAGCAGGACTCGCTTACGGACCACCTCACCCGTATCGGTGCGCTCACCGGAATCTCGGTTCCGATCTACTGGTCCGGTCCGCTGCTCATCCTGCTTTTTTCCGCCTACCTCGGTCTCTTTCCGGCCGGGAGCCGCATCGGATCGACGATCTTCCTCCCGGACACCTGGAGTCTGTTCGGGAAGGAGCTCCCGTTGACGGGGATTATCCTCCTCGACACGCTGTTGCTCGGGCGACTGGACGCGTGGCTGTCGGCCGTCCACCACATGTTCCTGCCGTCGGTGACCATCGGCGTCTACTCGATGGCGCTCATCTCCCGGATGATGCGCTCGTCGATGCTCGAGGTCATCAGACAGGACTACATCCGGACGGCTCGCGCGAAAGGACAGGGCACGAAGATCACCGTTCTAAAACACGGGTTCCGGAACGCCTTCATCCCGGTCGTGACCGTCATCGGGATCCAGTTCGGGACCCTGCTCGGCGGCGCGGTGTTGACCGAGACGGTGTTCGGAATCGGCGGCGTCGGGACGACCCTCGTCGAGGCGATCAGCGACAGCGATTACCCGGTCGTCCAGGGTATCGTGCTGACGTTTGCGTTACTGTTCACCCTCGTCAACCTCGGCGTCGACCTCACGTACAGCTACCTCGACCCACGTATCCAGCAATAACATGAGTACTGACACAGCGACACCCAAGACCGAGACCCGAAGCTCCCTCGATCGGCTGCGGAACTCGCCGTTCCTCTCGGAACTGCTCTCGAACCGACTCGCCCTCCTGGGGCTTACGATCATCTGCGGAATGTTTCTCGTCGCCATCTACGCACGGGTGTTCTACGACGTCGACGCCCTGGCGAGTTCGCGTCTCGGCGGGACGATTCCGAGCCGCGCTCCGCCGTACTGGGCGGGCGGCGCCGAGTCGACCGGCCTCTTCGGGACCGACGCCTCCGCGCGAGACATCTTCACGAGGACGCTGTACGGCGCGTGGATCGCGCTGAAGCTCGGGACGATCACGGTCGGGGCTTCGACCGCCGCGGGCGTCGTGCTGGGAATCGTTGCCGCGTACTACGGGGACTGGGTCGACAACGTCATCATGCGGACGATGGACGTTCTGTTGGCGTTTCCCTCCCTCCTGCTGGCGCTGGCGCTCGTGGCTATCTTCGGGGCCGGCCTCTGGAAAGCGGTCATCGCGTTGATACTGGTGTACACGCCGCGGTTCGCGCGCGTCGTCCGCGGAGCGGCGCTGAAGGTACTCGAAGACGAGTACATCGACGCGACCGTCGCGCTCGGGGCGAGAGATCCGCGCGTCCTCTTCAGGCACATCCTGCCGAACACGCTCGCTCCGATCACCGTCCAGTCGACGCTGAACTTCGGACTCGCCATTATCGACCTGGCCGCGCTGTCGTTTCTCGGGTTCGGAGCCCAGGCAGGGACGCCGTCGTGGGGGCTGATGCTCTCGAACGGCGTCAAGAACGGCCTGCTCACCGGGAAGTGGTGGATGTCCTTCTTCCCGGGGCTGTTCCTCGCCATTACCGTCCTCGGGTTCAACCTGCTCGGCGACGGGATGCGCGATGCGCTCGACCCGCGGATGCAGGATACGGTCGAGTGACGGGACCGATGCGCCGGGTCCGACTCGTCGTCGACGCGCTCGCCGTCGGCGGTGGCGTCGCCGCCCTCGCCATTGCCGCGCTGGTCGTAACCGGAACGACGCCGACCCGGGCGACGGAACTCGCCTTCGCGATCGGGGCGCTCGCGCTCGGCATCGGCTTGCTCGGCTGGTCGGGATCGGTGATGGCTGGCCGGGGAATCGAAACGATGCAAAATCACCTCGACACGAACACCGACTGGACGGAGGCGAAGTCCCGGCGCGCGATGGCGAGGGTCGGCGGGTTCGGCGGGGGATTGATGCTCACGAGCGCGATCGTCGAGGTGCTCGCATCCGGACCGTAACCCGCCGAACGGAGCCAGTTTCGATCGAGAGCCGGCGCGGCCGTCCGCGCCCGGACGGCGCCGGGAGATCAGCCACGATCCAATCTCTTTAGGCAACGGGTGTAATACCCGTGGGTGCCTGGAGGGTGTATGAACCGGGCGAATGCCACACGAATGGAGGCGGCATGTTCGCTGCTCGCGGAGTCCGAACGCCGATACCTCCTCTACCTGCTGGCAGAAACTGAGTCTGCGAACCTCGAAGACTTCACGGGGCAGATTGCAGCCTGGGAGCGAGACGTGCCCGTATCGCAGGTCGGGAAAGACGCCCGACAGTTAGTGTACGTCACGATGGTCCACAACCATCTCCCGCGACTCGCGGATTACGACATCATCGAGTACGACCTGCGAAGCGGAGACGTCGTTCTCGCGGAGGGATTCGACGATATCAGGCCGCTGCTGGAGCAGTTCAAACAGACCGAAGAGGTCCCGGAACTCCGACAGCGACCGCCTCTCTGATTCGGCTCGCGCCCGAGCAGTTTCTTCGCGGTGCGGACTCGTTTTCGATCGCATCCCCGTCCGAGCGCTCGCCGGTTCTCGATCGTCGCCCTCGTCGCGTCGCGAGGAACGTCGAATCGAAACGCATAGGAGCCGACTCCGACGAGCACCACTGTGAGTCGATACCGGAATCTCGCACTCTTCCTGACGCTCGCTGCGGTGTGGGGGACGGCGTTCGTCGCGATCAGCGCCGGCCTCGAGTACTTTCCGCCGGTGCTGTTCGCGGCGTTGCGCTACGACGTCGCCGGCGTCCTTATGCTCGCCTACGCGGCGTACGCGGTCGACGACTGGATCCCCCGAGGCGGAGCCGAGTGGGCCGTCGTCGGTGTTGGGGCCGTGTTCCTGATCGCGGCGTACCACGCGTTCCTGTTCGTCGGCCAGCAGAACACGACGGCCGCGGCCGCGGCGATCCTGGTGAGCCTCTCGCCGGTGCTGACGACCGGCTTTGCCCGCGCGCTGGTTCCCAGCGACGCGCTCTCGGCCGTCGGCGTCGCGGGCGTCGTCGTCGGACTGGCCGGCGTCGCGGTCATCGCACAGCCCGATCCGTCGAACCTGTTGGCGGCGGACGTGGTGGCGAAGCTGTTCGTCTTTTGTGCGGCCGCCTCGTTCGCGTTCGGGAGCGTTCTCACCCGACGGATCGACGCCTCGCTCCCGATCGAGACGATGGAAGCGTGGTCGATGCTCGGCGGCGCGCTCGCGATGCACGCCGCGAGTCTCGGCCTCGGCGAACCGATCGAGCCGGCGACGTGGGCTCGTCCGGAGGCCCTCGTCGCGCTGGGCTATCTCGCGCTCGTGGCCAGCGCGTTCGGCTTCCTGCTGTACTTCGACCTGCTCGAACGGCTCGGCGCCGTCGAGATCAACATGGTCTCCTACGTCGCGCCGATCTTCGCCGCCGTCATGGGCTGGCTCCTCCTGGACGAGGTCGTCGACGCGACGACCGTGTTCGGCTTCCTGCTCATCGCCGTCGGGTTCGTTCTCGTGAAACGGCGGGCGCTCCGCGAGGAGTTCGGTCACGTTCGCCGACAGTACTCGGGCGAGTAACGGTGTCCGGTCGCCGAATCGGGGCCGCCCGGGGGCGGCGATCGTCAGCGTCTGTGCGCGTGCCCGACGTAGAGGGCGACGAGATTCACGGCGAGTAGGGCGAGAAAGGTCATGGTTTCGCTCGAGCTCGACAGCCCGGTCGCGAGCAGCGGGACGTACAGGAACGGCAGGACGATCGCCGCCCAGAATCCCGTGCGCCGGATCGGGGTTGCGAGTGAGGGGACGGTGCGTTCGAGGACGCCTCGGTCGCCGGTGCTCTTGTGGGACTCGTCTGGCGCCGCGGATTGCCGATCGTGGACAGCAGGGGACTTCGACATGGAACGACTGACCCGCGCCACGATTTCACGGTGGGACACATATATCGCCCCGACCGTTTCGATCGTTTGGTACTAATTCACACGAATAAGGCGCGAACTGAACGAACGGCGGCCTATCAGCCATCGAACAGCTGTGAGCGGAGAGAGATCGGTGGAAAGACGCGATAACGCCGGCTGACAGCGGCTCCTACCGAAAATCGTCCTCCGTTAGGGGAACAATACGGCTCGACTCGGTCGACGACAATCGGCGGACGGAGCCACGGTCCGTTCGGCGTCGGCGAGCTGTGTAACGGCGGACGAACGCTTCGGTGCCAACTCAGCGTGGTATACGCCGCCCTGAAGGTGCCGAAAACCGACAGTGACATGAATCGGATAAAAATCGGGCATCGCCGTTTTGCGTCCGGTTACTGGAAGCCGATCCGGCTGCCGCGGCGGCCCGTCGGGTCCGGTCCGGTGGTACCACCCTGAAACTCCTCTTCGATCCGCTCGTAGTAGTCGAGGATGTCGTCGGTGATCGTCGGGCGGACGTTCTCCATGGCCTTGCGGAAGTGGCGCATCTCGACGACGTCGGCCTCGTGGTCCTCGCGCAGCGCCTCGATCGCGGCCTCGCGGGCGATCGACTCGAGATCGCTGCCGACGTAGCCGTCGGTGATCTCGGCGACCTCCCGGAGATTGACGTCCGCGGCCAGCGGCGTGTTCTGGGTGTGGATCTCGAGGATCTGCTCGCGGCCGTCCATGTCGGGTTCGCCGATCATGACGAGCCGATCGAATCGACCCGATCGCAACAGGGCCGGATCGATCATGTCCGGCCGGTTGGTCGCGCCGATGACCATCACGTTCTCCATCTCCTCGAGCCCGTCCAGTTCCGTCAGCAGCTGGTTGACGACCCGCTCGGAGACGTTCGAGCCGGTTTCGTTACCCCGGCCCGGCGCGAGCGCGTCGAGTTCGTCGAAGAAGATCACCGTCGGCGAAACCTGCCGCGCCTTGCGGAAGGTCTGCCGGATAGCCTTCTCGGACTCGCCGACCCACTTCGAGAGCAGTTGCGGCCCACGAACCGAGATGAAGTTGGCGTTGGTCTCGTTGGCGACCGCCTTCGCCATCAGGGTCTTCCCGGTACCTGGCGGCCCGTACAGCAGGACGCCGGCCGGTGGATCGATCCCGAGCCGATCGAACCGTTCGGGGTTGTTCAGCGGCCACTCGACCGACTCCTCGACCTGTTCCTGGGCGTCGCGGAGGCCGCCGACGTCGTCCCAGGAGATCTTGGGGAGCTCGACGAGCACCTCCCGCATCGCCGACGGCTCCACTTCGTTGAGGGCGCCGCGGAAGTCCTCGCGCTTGACGATCATCCGATCGATCAGGCTCGGCGGGATGTCCTCCTCGTCGAGATCGATCTCGGGGAGGTACCGGCGCAGCGCCTTCATCGCCGCCTCCTTGGTCAAACTCTCGATGTCCGCGCCGACGAAGCCGTGGGTCTCGTCGGCGAGGTGGCCGAGGTTGACGTCGTCGGACAGCGGCATGCCGCGCGTGTGGATCTGGAGTATCTCCTCGCGGCCCATCTCGTCCGGGACGCCGATCTCGATCTCGCGGTCGAACCGGCCCGGACGGCGAAGCGCGGGGTCGACGCTGTCGACGCGGTTGGTCGCGGCGATGACGATCACCTGGCCGCGGGCCTCGAGGCCGTCCATCATCGTCAGCAGCTGCGCGACGACGCGGCGCTCGACTTCGCCGGTGACGTCCTCCCGCTTCGGAGCGATCGAGTCGAGCTCGTCGATGAAGATGATGGAGGGCGACTCCTCGCTCGCGTCCTCGAAGATCTCCCGGAGTTGCTGTTCGGACTCGCCGTAGTACTTCGAGATGATCTCCGGCCCGGCGATCGAGAAGAAACTTGCCGAGGTCTCGTTGGCGACCGCCTTCGCGAGGAGGGTCTTCCCGGTGCCCGGCGGGCCGTGCAGGAGGACGCCCTGCGGGGGCTCGATTCCCAGTTTCTTGAAGATCTGCGGGTGCTTCATCGGGAGTTCGACCATCTCCCGGACCCGCTGAATCTCGCCCTGGAGGCCGCCGATGTCCTCGTAGGTGATCCCGCCGCCGGTCTTCTCAAAGCCGGAGATGGGCTCCTCGCGGAGTTCGACGTCGGTATCCTCGGTGATGAGGACGACGCCCTCGGGATCGGTCTCGACGGCGATCAGCGGGATGGCCTGGCCCGGCGATCGCATGAACGGGTGGTTCGTCGAGGACATGACGGGGACGATGTCGCGGCCGACGACCGGCCGCTTCAAGATCTGGCGTTTGACCATGCCGGCGGCGTCCGAGCCGAACTGGACCGACGCCTCCTCCGGCGGCGCGAGGACCAGTTTGTCGGCTTTCGTCGCCTCGGCCTTGCGGATGGTGACCCGCTCGCCGATGCCGACGTCCGCGTTCTGGCGCGTGAAGCCGTCGATTCTGACGGTGTCCGTGTTCCAGTCTTGCCGATCCGCTCG
It includes:
- a CDS encoding DUF7344 domain-containing protein; this encodes MNRANATRMEAACSLLAESERRYLLYLLAETESANLEDFTGQIAAWERDVPVSQVGKDARQLVYVTMVHNHLPRLADYDIIEYDLRSGDVVLAEGFDDIRPLLEQFKQTEEVPELRQRPPL
- a CDS encoding ABC transporter permease gives rise to the protein MSTDTATPKTETRSSLDRLRNSPFLSELLSNRLALLGLTIICGMFLVAIYARVFYDVDALASSRLGGTIPSRAPPYWAGGAESTGLFGTDASARDIFTRTLYGAWIALKLGTITVGASTAAGVVLGIVAAYYGDWVDNVIMRTMDVLLAFPSLLLALALVAIFGAGLWKAVIALILVYTPRFARVVRGAALKVLEDEYIDATVALGARDPRVLFRHILPNTLAPITVQSTLNFGLAIIDLAALSFLGFGAQAGTPSWGLMLSNGVKNGLLTGKWWMSFFPGLFLAITVLGFNLLGDGMRDALDPRMQDTVE
- a CDS encoding DUF7268 family protein, producing MRRVRLVVDALAVGGGVAALAIAALVVTGTTPTRATELAFAIGALALGIGLLGWSGSVMAGRGIETMQNHLDTNTDWTEAKSRRAMARVGGFGGGLMLTSAIVEVLASGP
- a CDS encoding DMT family transporter, translated to MSRYRNLALFLTLAAVWGTAFVAISAGLEYFPPVLFAALRYDVAGVLMLAYAAYAVDDWIPRGGAEWAVVGVGAVFLIAAYHAFLFVGQQNTTAAAAAILVSLSPVLTTGFARALVPSDALSAVGVAGVVVGLAGVAVIAQPDPSNLLAADVVAKLFVFCAAASFAFGSVLTRRIDASLPIETMEAWSMLGGALAMHAASLGLGEPIEPATWARPEALVALGYLALVASAFGFLLYFDLLERLGAVEINMVSYVAPIFAAVMGWLLLDEVVDATTVFGFLLIAVGFVLVKRRALREEFGHVRRQYSGE
- a CDS encoding CDC48 family AAA ATPase produces the protein MNEVQLEVAKAYPNDSGRGIARLDPDTLLHLKLSPGDIIEIEGADTTAAKVWRADRQDWNTDTVRIDGFTRQNADVGIGERVTIRKAEATKADKLVLAPPEEASVQFGSDAAGMVKRQILKRPVVGRDIVPVMSSTNHPFMRSPGQAIPLIAVETDPEGVVLITEDTDVELREEPISGFEKTGGGITYEDIGGLQGEIQRVREMVELPMKHPQIFKKLGIEPPQGVLLHGPPGTGKTLLAKAVANETSASFFSIAGPEIISKYYGESEQQLREIFEDASEESPSIIFIDELDSIAPKREDVTGEVERRVVAQLLTMMDGLEARGQVIVIAATNRVDSVDPALRRPGRFDREIEIGVPDEMGREEILQIHTRGMPLSDDVNLGHLADETHGFVGADIESLTKEAAMKALRRYLPEIDLDEEDIPPSLIDRMIVKREDFRGALNEVEPSAMREVLVELPKISWDDVGGLRDAQEQVEESVEWPLNNPERFDRLGIDPPAGVLLYGPPGTGKTLMAKAVANETNANFISVRGPQLLSKWVGESEKAIRQTFRKARQVSPTVIFFDELDALAPGRGNETGSNVSERVVNQLLTELDGLEEMENVMVIGATNRPDMIDPALLRSGRFDRLVMIGEPDMDGREQILEIHTQNTPLAADVNLREVAEITDGYVGSDLESIAREAAIEALREDHEADVVEMRHFRKAMENVRPTITDDILDYYERIEEEFQGGTTGPDPTGRRGSRIGFQ